A genomic segment from Nicotiana sylvestris chromosome 1, ASM39365v2, whole genome shotgun sequence encodes:
- the LOC138876548 gene encoding uncharacterized protein, whose protein sequence is MEVESPTILSIPVVNEFPDTFPDELLGILVDTQKIEAVKTWPRPTTPTGVRSFLRLTGYYGRFVEGFSSLLAPLTKLTQKGAKFQWTDACERSFQALKDRLTSTPVLMLPEGTDDYVIYCDASGVGLGCVLMQHGKANLVANALSRKSMGSLSYLQPEKRGIAHEEKTPFVITEDGVLRYQGRLCVPNVAGLRRQDMEVESPTIQSIPVVNEFPDTFPDELPGLPPEREIEFSIDLLPDTHPISILPYRMAPTKLKELKEQLKDLLEKGILVDTQKIETVKTWPRPTTPTEVRSFLELTGYYRRFVEGFSSLSSPLTKLTLKGAKFQWTDACEWSFQALKDRLTSTPVLMLPEGTDGDIGITLQDTTTSSLVTEVKEHQYEDPVLIHYRDTNIQKEKTPFVITEDGVLRYQGRLCVPNVAGLHRQVMGETHYSRYCVHPGMTKMYHDIREIYWWDGMKKDIAEFVAQYPNC, encoded by the exons atggaagtagagtcaccaactatTTTGTCCATCCCTGTGGTAAATGAGTTTCCAGATACCTTCCCTGATGAACTTCTgg gcatcctggtggatacacaaaagattgaggcagtaaagacttggcctaggcccACAACACCAACAGGGGTTCGTAGTTTTCTTAGGTTGACAGGATATTACgggagatttgtggaaggattttcttcccttttagcacctttaacaaagttgactcagaagggagcaaagtttcaatggactgatgcttgtgaacggagtttccaggcattaaaggacaggtTAACTTCAACACCGGTTCTAATgcttccagaagggaccgatgattatgttatctattgcgatgcttcaggtgttggattgggttgtgtgctgatgcagcatg ggaaggcaaACTTAGTTGCcaatgctctcagccgtaaatctatgggtagcttgtcgtatttgcagccagaaaagaggggaatagcccatgag gagaagacaccatttgtAATTaccgaagatggggtcctcagatatcaagggcgattatgtgtgcctaatgttgcagggttgcgtcggcag gatatggaagtagagtcaccaaccattcagtccatccctgtggtaaaTGAGTTTCCAGATACCTTCCCTGATGAACTTCCgggtctcccgccagagcgagaaattgagttttctattgacctactaccagatactcacccaatatctattcttCCTTATAGAATGGCCCCCACAAAGctaaaagagttgaaagaacaactaaaggacttgcttgaaaaag gcatcctggtggatacacaaaagattgagacagtaaagacttggcctaggcccACAACACCAACAGAGGTTCGTAGTTTTCTTGAGTTGACAggatattacaggagatttgtggaaggattttcttccctttcatcacctttaacaaagttgactctgaagggagcaaagtttcaatggactgatgcttgtgaatggagtttccaggcattaaaggacaggtTAACTTCAACACCGGTTCTAATgcttccagaagggaccgatg gtgacattggaattactcttcaagaTACGACAACAtcatctttagtaactgaagtaaaggaacaccagtacgaggatcctgtgctaattcattatagagataccaatattcagaaggagaagacaccgtttgtAATTaccgaagatggggtcctcagatatcaagggcgattatgtgtgcctaatgttgcagggttgcatcggcaggttatgggagaaactcactattcccgTTATTGTGTCCATCCAGGaatgacaaagatgtatcatgacatcagggaaatatattggtgggacggaatgaaaaaggatatagcagaatttgttgctcagtaCCCTAATTGTTAG